AACGACCTCAGGTAATCTGTTAAAGCTAAGGAAAATTAAAGGATGCGTATTCTACCTTCTTTCGGCTGTCTATTAAATCGGTTTTATTGATTTTTAATGATCCCTTTAAAGACTTAATATATATAAGATCTTTATATAGATCTCTTATTAGATCTATTATTAGGATCGACGATCTCTGTGGATAAGTGATAAATGATCAATGGGATCATGGATCTTACGTGGATCAGAACTTGTGATCATCAACTGATCAACACAAGGAGAAGCTGGGATCAAAATGGGCACTTATACACAGGGGGATCCAAACTCTAAACTTGTTCATGGGATAACTAACGGTTGATCACCGGATAACCGCCTACTTATCCACAGACCGTTTGCTTAAAAAAACATCAGTTGAACGGAAGGGATGTGTTAAAAACAACGAATACATTTCATATAGAGATAAAAAAAGCGACCATCGGTCGCTTGATTCAGAGTAAAAAAACCATTATTCAGTGAATTTATGCGCTACTGTCGTGAACCATTCCTCGGCAGCATCTTCCGGAACAGGGTAGTTTTGAACATCTATAGTGCAGCATTCTGTTAGTGGTGTGGCACCAATATCTTCTAATAAAGCATAGGCATGTTTACCTGCACCACAGAAGGTATCATAGCTAGAATCACCGATAGCAACGACTGCGTATTGTAAGCCTTGAGCGCGCGGTGGCGTGTCTTGAATATAAGAGATAAAAGGTTGGATATTATCTGGGTAATCCCCAGCACCGTGAGTCGAGGTAACGATCAACCAAATGCCTGTTGCCGGAATATCACTAGGATCTGGTTGGTTATGTATCGTGGTTTCCAAGCCTTGTGCTTCGAGCAAATCATTAAGATGATCCCCGACATATTCAGCACTACCGAGCGTACTGCCTGTAATAATATGGATCATGATAGTTTTCCCATTACTTAGAGTAGAATGCGTGTCTATCCTAGACGATTTACCGTTGTTTTGGCTATCGTAAAGTTATGTATATAACTCAGTAATCAACGAAAAGAGCATAGATTTTGTGCGATTTGATAATGTGGATAGACAAAAAAAACCCTAACCTGTAAAGAAAAAAGGCTAGGGGATTCATTGGATGTTGTGATTTTCAGGTGGGCTATTTACCGATACAGAAAGAAGAGAAAATCTTACCGAGTAAATCATCAGAGTTGAATTCACCGGTAATCTCATTCAAATGCTGCTGAGTGATACGCAGCTCTTCAGCAAGGATTTCACCAGCCATATAACCTTCAAGCTGTTCACGCCCTGTGAGAAGATGCTCAGAGGCTCTCTCGAGTGCATCTAAGTGACGACGGCGTGCCATAAAGCCACCTTCTTGATAACTAGAAAAGCCCATGCAGTCTTTCAGGTGATCACGCAGGGTTTCGACGCCTTGTCCTGTTTTCGCTGATAAGCGAATTAACATGGAGTCATCTTTTTCAGTTAGACCCAGCGTTTCCTCGGTTTGGTCGACTTTATTACGAATCACAGTCATACCGATATGCGCCGGTAACCGGTCGACAAAGTCTGGCCAAATCTCTTTGGGATCGGTGGCATCGGTTGTGGTGCCGTCGACCATGAATAAGACGCGATCGGCTTGATTTATTTCATCCCAAGCGCGTTCAATGCCAATTTTTTCGACGGCATCGGTTGAGTCACGTAGACCGGCGGTATCGATGATGTGCAATGGCATACCATCAATATGAATGTGTTCTCTTAGTACATCACGAGTGGTTCCGGCAATATCGGTGACAATCGCGCTATCCTTTCCTGAAAGTGCATTGAGTAAGCTAGATTTACCAGCGTTAGGGCGACCAGCAATTACCACTTTCATCCCTTCACGCATGATTGCGCCTTGGTTTGCTTCTTTACGTACTGCATCGAGATTGTTGATGATGGCATTCAGATCGCCTAGCACTTTGCCATCGGCTAAAAAATCAATTTCTTCTTCCGGAAAATCAATCGCCGCTTCAACATAAATGCGTAAATGAATCAGCGATTCCACCAGCGTATTAATGCGTTTAGAGAATTGTCCTTGGAGTGATTGCAATGCTGATTTTGCCGCTTCTTCTGAGCTGGCATCAATCAAGTCAGCAATGGCCTCTGCTTGAGTTAAATCCATTTTGTCATTCATGAAAGCTCGTTCAGAGAATTCACCAGGGCGCGCTGCTCGTATTCCAGGAATCATTAAAATACGTTTAATCAACATATCGATGACGACAGGACCACCATGGCCTTGTAACTCTAAGACATCTTCCCCCGTAAACGAATGTGGGTTAGGGAAGAATAGCGCGATGCCTTGGTCTAGCTCATGGCCATCATTATCCTTGAAGGGTAAATACTCGGCATAGCGAGGGCGCAGTGTTCTACCTGTCACTGCAGTGGCGACTTGTGTAGCAAGCGGGCCTGAAACTCGAATAATACCTACACCACCGCGCCCTGGGGCGGTAGCTTGAGCGACAATGGTATCTGTAGTCATAACGTTACCTAAACCGGATTAATAAGTGTCGTATTGTAATCAGCCCAACAAAAAAAGGCGACCTTTCGGTCGCCTCTATCTTTGACTATTTGCGTTTACTTGGTCTTTTTAGGGACTTTAGTATGCAAGCCTTTTTTCTCTAGGCCTTTATAAATCATCGTTTGTTGAATCAAAGTAACGATGTTTGACATCAAGTAGTACAGAACCAATCCTGACGGGAAGAACAGGAAGAATGCTGAGAAAATCACTGGCATAAAGGTCATGATTTTCTGTTGCATCGGATCCGTCACGGTTGATGGACTCATTCTCTGAATCATGAACATGCTGATGCCCATTAATACAGGTAAAATGTAGTACGGGTCTTGTGCAGACAAATCATGAATCCAACCGAAGAATGGCGAGTGACGCAATTCTACTGATTCCATCAATGCCCAATATAGAGAGATGAAAATAGGCATTTGCAAGAAGATAGGTAAACAACCACCCAGTGGGTTTACTTTTTCTTTCTTGTACAAGGCCATCATTTCTTGGCTCATACGCTGACGGTCATCGCCGATGCGCTCACGCATTTCCTGCATTTTTGGTTGCAGCATACGCATTTTCGCCATTGACGTGTACTGCGCTTTGGTTAGCGGGTACATCGCACCACGAACAATTAACGTCAAACCAATGATAGCTAGACCCCAGTTACCCACAAATGACTGGATAAATGATAGGAGCATGTGCAGAGGTTTGGCAATAAACCATAACCAGCCGTAATCGACCACAAGGTCTAGATGATCCGCGGTTGCTGCCATGGCATCTTGCAGTTTTGGACCAACCCAAAGGGTGGCTTTAAACTCACCGTTTTGGTCATTGGCAATGGTCTTATCTTGCGTACGAATACCGATATCACCGTATTGGTTTTTCACACGGGTATAAAGAATTGGATCATTTTCGTCACGAGGAATCCACGCAGCGGCAAAGTAATGCTGAATCATCGCTGCCCAACCTTTATCATCTTTCAAAGTGATATTAAGGTTTTGGTCTTGCATGTCATCAAAGCTGTACTTTTTGTAGCGAGTCTCTTCTGTAGAGTAAGCACCACCATGATAGGTTGGCATAGCAAGGCTACCGCCAGACTCTTTCAAATTCTGACGAAGGTGCATATCCATACGAACGTTTGCAGGCTTACCAGATTGGTTTTTAATGTTGTAAACCATATCCAGTGCATAGCTGCCACGTTTTAGAATGAACGTTTTGGTGTAAGTAATGCCATTCGCTTTATAAGTCAGGGGCACTTCAATCTGCTTCTGATCTTTACCCATGGTGTATTGGGTTTGCTTAGCCGCATAGACAGTACGAGTGTCGTTATGATCCGTACCTTGTGGCCCATTGAGGCTACTTTGCGCGATAAACTGTTCAGAAGGAGATTTATGTAGTAACACGAACGGGTTATCTGAATTTAGTTTATCAGAATATTTGTTCAGTTTTGCTTCAACAACATCACCACCAGCCGTATTAATGGA
This DNA window, taken from Vibrio palustris, encodes the following:
- the mioC gene encoding FMN-binding protein MioC, encoding MIHIITGSTLGSAEYVGDHLNDLLEAQGLETTIHNQPDPSDIPATGIWLIVTSTHGAGDYPDNIQPFISYIQDTPPRAQGLQYAVVAIGDSSYDTFCGAGKHAYALLEDIGATPLTECCTIDVQNYPVPEDAAEEWFTTVAHKFTE
- the mnmE gene encoding tRNA uridine-5-carboxymethylaminomethyl(34) synthesis GTPase MnmE, with translation MTTDTIVAQATAPGRGGVGIIRVSGPLATQVATAVTGRTLRPRYAEYLPFKDNDGHELDQGIALFFPNPHSFTGEDVLELQGHGGPVVIDMLIKRILMIPGIRAARPGEFSERAFMNDKMDLTQAEAIADLIDASSEEAAKSALQSLQGQFSKRINTLVESLIHLRIYVEAAIDFPEEEIDFLADGKVLGDLNAIINNLDAVRKEANQGAIMREGMKVVIAGRPNAGKSSLLNALSGKDSAIVTDIAGTTRDVLREHIHIDGMPLHIIDTAGLRDSTDAVEKIGIERAWDEINQADRVLFMVDGTTTDATDPKEIWPDFVDRLPAHIGMTVIRNKVDQTEETLGLTEKDDSMLIRLSAKTGQGVETLRDHLKDCMGFSSYQEGGFMARRRHLDALERASEHLLTGREQLEGYMAGEILAEELRITQQHLNEITGEFNSDDLLGKIFSSFCIGK
- the yidC gene encoding membrane protein insertase YidC yields the protein MDSQRNILLIALALVSFLLYNEWNADKTPAKPAVEQTQTSNTEASSSHTATSSSKALSEKAVNNAKAKLITVKTDVLTLSINTAGGDVVEAKLNKYSDKLNSDNPFVLLHKSPSEQFIAQSSLNGPQGTDHNDTRTVYAAKQTQYTMGKDQKQIEVPLTYKANGITYTKTFILKRGSYALDMVYNIKNQSGKPANVRMDMHLRQNLKESGGSLAMPTYHGGAYSTEETRYKKYSFDDMQDQNLNITLKDDKGWAAMIQHYFAAAWIPRDENDPILYTRVKNQYGDIGIRTQDKTIANDQNGEFKATLWVGPKLQDAMAATADHLDLVVDYGWLWFIAKPLHMLLSFIQSFVGNWGLAIIGLTLIVRGAMYPLTKAQYTSMAKMRMLQPKMQEMRERIGDDRQRMSQEMMALYKKEKVNPLGGCLPIFLQMPIFISLYWALMESVELRHSPFFGWIHDLSAQDPYYILPVLMGISMFMIQRMSPSTVTDPMQQKIMTFMPVIFSAFFLFFPSGLVLYYLMSNIVTLIQQTMIYKGLEKKGLHTKVPKKTK